The following is a genomic window from Nicotiana tabacum cultivar K326 chromosome 3, ASM71507v2, whole genome shotgun sequence.
CATAGCATTTCTTAGTTGATTAGAAACTTCATTTATGAACCCCATAGGAGGCATTTCAGCCGCTTCCATCATTTTTGCAAGACTCTAATCACTCTGTTCTTGATCGGCAAAATAAGATATCATAGAAAACGGTATCAAGCTCTCTGAATTTCCCATTTTTTCATCTAATTCCCTTTTAGTATGTATGCAGATAAAAAACTGCATTTTCTCTTCACTTTGTTGATACTACTATTCTATCGTTATTTATAAATGTTAAAACACAATCTTGCTTTCTTTTGGTAAGGTACTGAGGGGGAGGAGAAATggagctgaagttgtttaaaaagtgggtacaagttaaaagttttaaaaaaatgggtataggttaaatgggggcgaccacatagggcgccccgtgcattTTTTACGCTAGACACTGGATCAAAcaaggtaaaaatagcacggtataaccagttttcggactggtcattcaaaaatagccaacatttacgaagtcaatgaaaaatagccactattttgctacaacagagaccgatccagcataatatactggagttcagtgcacctgtgtatgaactccagcatattatgatggaccagtatactttgctgactccaatataatatactggagactggagcaccggtgctccaaactccagtatattatactggacaattatacttgctggaactccagtatattatgctggaattctagtgtacttatgctggaactccatcatattatgctggagttctagcatacttatcctggaactccagtataatatgctggagttcaagcatacttatgttggaactccagtataatatactggcgtattttccgggctttgaacagtatttttgctcagatttatctttacatgaaaagttgctaaatttcgattacttttgaaactgggctatttttgaacgaccagttgtaaatctggctatttttgaatttctccctcaAACAAGGGGTAACTTGAAACCACCATAGTACATACCAATTACTCCTACCTGAGATGAGGAACTACTGTAGAATCCAATAAAGTTTCATCAATAGAGTGTAAAAGCTTTTTCTACAGAATTGCTAATTGGTGTAACTAATAATTGAAACTTTAAATTACCGGATTTTCATTTTGAAACTTTAACCAGACCATTTTACGAGCTGTAGAACATACATGGTAGAAAATGAACCAAGAAAGAAATTGCAAATTAGCATAAGTCAACATACTAGTGATTTTAATGTGTAATCAAGATATAATCACTGACGTTTCAGTTTTCTGGTTTTCAGGAGATGGAGGCTTTTATTTACAACAGCAGCAGGCTGATAATGTTTtccatttttcagccaaaaacaaAGATCACTGCCGCAACAAAACTCAAGTATTTATATATAGTCTAATGCAAATGCTGATCTGCTACCACTACTACTAATACTGATGAACTTGAACATCTCATACATCAAAAGACAGCACCAGCCCCTGGTTTGAGAACCATAATCTAGGCAGACAGCCATGCACCATATTGATAATTTTTAAAGAGACAACATCCATTGCTCCATGTACTTCTTGCCTCTGCAAGTGAAACAGGAATTAGACAAGAAGGAAACTATAATCATATTTGCATATCCATTACACAGACTACACAGGAAAGCTTAAAGATTATATACAGATCTATCTTGAAGAATCATTATAAGTCTGCCACTTTTTAGACGAATAGTTAAAGACATCTGATGTCTAGACACTTAACGGGGGGAGGAGGTAGGAAAATAAGGTAGATCACAGAAAGGGAGTCCATGTTGAGCTCAGCATACAGGTGTTTCCTTGGTCACAGTTACTCTTCAATAGGACATACTCATAATCTGTGAAGCATATTTTAAATtaatgaaaaagaagaataaccaGACAACTAAAGAAAGTAATGGGCAGGAGTTGACTACCAATCCGCATGAAGATAATTTCAAGAGTCAAGACAGAAAACGGATGCCAAAAAGAAAGCAGCCGCGGAAACATATGTATACCCTAGGTATTGGCCATGTTCATGTTGAAATGCTGTGAGAAAAAAGAAATTTAGTTTGATGAGAGTATTTATACTACTTAGTCACGATGTTGCAAATAGAAAATGGTATCTAATATTGCCATTGAATAGGAAATCTTATGCGCCAGAGAAGAAAAATCTAACATACCATCAAGTGACGAGGAATCCTGTCCTGTAATTGAAAATCCAAAGGGTGGTTAGACTTGTTAATGAACTGCATTTTATACTAGATCATGCTTTAACATGCACCAAAATAGACTTTGAATACATTTAGTAAAAGTGTGAAACATTTTTTGTACATTATGTAAAAGATccatagaaaaagaaaatactcaccATAGTAATAGTTGAAATATGACATGACCAGCACAACAGGAATGTAGATACCTCCGAGCGCCCAAGACAAATTGATCAGCTTATAATAATGTTTCTCAAAGTCAGAAAAATCTATAGCATCAGAAATATTCTTAGCTCTGTCAATAAAAAAATCCGTGCTCATGACAAGACCTTCACTGTTATCCACAACATTAGCTGCTAGCCTTCTTTTCCTGTTCTGTTCCAATTCCATTAGAATTGTTGCGTCTTCTCTCACCTTTTTATATCTTTCTGTAAAACCCTCGATGAACGTGTTCATTAGTGTAATCCTTGATTTTGCCATGCCTACGAGAACGAATGTTCCAGCCAAAAATAAACACATCAATAGAATAGAGATGGCAAATTCCTCCCGTGAATGCCAAAAGAAAGAGGATATTATTGGACAATTCAGATATGTCCTTGTCAGCTCGTCTTTCTAAATCATCTCTCTCCCTTAGTATTGCGCTGCTCCTCTGTTCCACCTCTAACAACATCACTACATTTGTACACAATGCGCATAAAGGgactatcaaataaaaaaaaggagagaaaaaaacaaaagaagcaaGCAACTTGAGAGAATTAAATCTCAGCATATCATAAACTAGAAATGCAATATTATTATCTGCACAAGTCTAAATCAATACCTTCGCGGCTTTCAATATCATCATTAGTTATATCGTCTGTTCCAGCCATGAGGATACCAACACCTTGAAGTCTTCAGATATCATCAATTTCTCTATCTCTTGTTccagccaaaaaaaaaatatgcaaaTTTGGTTAAACAAACACTGAAATCAACTCCCCAAACCCGAGTAGCAACCCAAAGACAAACTATGACAAGCCAAATAGAGGAAGTTCCACCACAAGCCGAGAGACATATGTTTCTATAATGTAACTTTTCCAGCTTTACAGATGAATGATAAATGTACATTCTTTTTCATGTATAACGAAAACAAAATGATGTTCTTACTGAATAAACATAAAAGTGCATAAAATTTAAGCAGCGTAGGGTAGGGGATTCATTCCAGAAGATAAATAAATGAGGTTGTCTAAGACCTCTTAAGGCACCCATGGCCTCAGTGCTATGAAATTCACATAAAGACGGCTCTCTAAAACATCTGACAAGAGTACATTTTCCTTACCAGGTGTAATATCTTCATCTCTCTTAACTATCACCAGAAAGACTgactaaattaaagaaaaaaaaaagtataggGAAAAATCTTGAATCTTACTCATATCAATAGTTGCTTCAAAATATAATGTATACACTTAGAGTCAGTATCATTAGCTACCAACCAGCTGTATATTTGCAACGGATAATAGCTGCAATGCTTTGGGTGAATTGGTAGTATGAGCAACA
Proteins encoded in this region:
- the LOC142175407 gene encoding uncharacterized protein LOC142175407, translated to MCLFLAGTFVLVGMAKSRITLMNTFIEGFTERYKKVREDATILMELEQNRKRRLAANVVDNSEGLVMSTDFFIDRAKNISDAIDFSDFEKHYYKLINLSWALGGIYIPVVLVMSYFNYYYGQDSSSLDEARSTWSNGCCLFKNYQYGAWLSA